The Calditerrivibrio nitroreducens DSM 19672 genome window below encodes:
- a CDS encoding MraY family glycosyltransferase encodes MEEKVILVTFFVSLLINAVIVILARKIDVFITDHLHSGPQKFHENPTPRIGGLGIFLAMSGWFIVNNYWIFLLVSIPVFLAGFIEDITKTLNPKVRLFLMSVSGVLAYFLLDAKILKVNLPIVDDILAIPLLSFLFTIFALVGIANAINIIDGFNGLASGVSIMILFSISFVANSVGDTFIRDVSVVFIFAIFGFFVLNWPFGKIFLGDGGAYFIGFLVGVLAVILVERNNVVSPWFALTVMIYPIYEVLFSIYRKKFLRNLSPFEPDSVHFHMLIYKILIKRIFPDKNKLFRNSTSSIFIWILNFIPITLSVIF; translated from the coding sequence AAAAAGTTATTTTGGTAACATTTTTTGTTAGTTTACTTATTAATGCTGTTATAGTCATATTGGCAAGGAAGATTGATGTTTTTATTACTGACCATCTTCATTCTGGACCGCAGAAGTTTCATGAAAATCCTACTCCAAGAATTGGTGGACTTGGTATATTTTTGGCAATGTCTGGCTGGTTTATAGTCAACAATTATTGGATTTTTTTATTAGTTTCTATTCCGGTTTTTTTAGCAGGTTTTATAGAAGATATAACAAAAACTCTAAATCCAAAAGTTAGATTGTTTTTAATGAGTGTAAGTGGAGTTTTGGCTTACTTCTTACTTGATGCTAAAATATTAAAGGTAAATCTTCCTATTGTTGATGATATTCTTGCTATACCTTTACTCTCTTTTTTATTTACCATTTTTGCATTAGTTGGAATAGCAAATGCTATAAATATTATTGACGGATTTAATGGACTCGCCAGTGGAGTTAGTATTATGATTTTATTTTCAATATCATTCGTTGCCAACAGTGTTGGAGATACTTTTATAAGAGATGTTTCTGTTGTCTTTATTTTTGCAATATTTGGATTTTTTGTTTTAAACTGGCCATTTGGAAAAATATTCTTAGGAGATGGTGGTGCATACTTTATAGGTTTTTTGGTTGGAGTATTAGCTGTGATTCTTGTAGAGAGAAATAATGTAGTTTCACCTTGGTTTGCTTTGACAGTAATGATTTATCCTATTTATGAAGTTTTGTTTTCAATATATAGAAAGAAATTTCTTAGAAACTTATCACCTTTCGAACCTGACAGTGTTCATTTTCACATGCTTATTTACAAAATTTTGATTAAAAGAATTTTCCCAGACAAAAACAAGTTGTTTAGAAACTCTACATCTTCTATTTTTATATGGATTTTAAACTTTATACCTATAACTTTATCTGTGATTTTTTAA